A single window of Populus nigra chromosome 17, ddPopNigr1.1, whole genome shotgun sequence DNA harbors:
- the LOC133676789 gene encoding syntaxin-52-like: MSTPSASWMQEFNEASKLGDEINGMISGKNSLPSPGPETQRHLSASRRKITILRTKLDILQSLLSELPSKQPITGKEMNRRQDMLKTLSTKVNQMASILNMSSAANRENLLGPDKKTDDIMNRATGLNNHGLVGFQRQIMKEQDQGLEKLEETVISTKHIALAVNEELSLHTRLLDDLDEHVYVTNSRLQMVQRKLAFLNKSTKGGCSCWILLVIAVVILIVVIWQLFQHL, from the exons ATGTCAACGCCATCGGCGTCATGGATGCAAGAATTCAATGAAGCATCAAAACTGGGTGATGAAATTAATGGTATGATTTCTGGGAAGAATTCTTTGCCTTCACCAGGACCAGAAACACAAAGGCATCTTTCCGCGAGTAGGAGAAAGATCACTATTTTAAGAACTAAACTTGATATTTTGCAGTCCCTTTTGTCAGAACTTCCTAGCAAGCAACCAAT AACAGGGAAAGAGATGAATCGACGTCAAGACATGCTGAAAACTCTGAGTACTAAAGTTAACCAGATGGCTAGTATTCTCAATATGTCCAGTGCTGCTAACAGAGAGAACTTGCTTGGGCCTGATAAGAAGACAGATGATATCATGAATAGAGCAACTGGCTTGAACAACCATGGTCTTGTTGGCTTTCAACGGCAAATTATGAAAG AACAAGATCAAGGCCTTGAGAAATTGGAGGAGACAGTGATAAGTACAAAACATATTGCTTTGGCTGTCAACGAGGAACTTTCCCTACACACTAGGCTTCTG GATGACTTGGATGAGCACGTGTATGTAACAAATTCTCGTCTACAG ATGGTTCAAAGGAAATTGGCTTTTCTGAACAAAAGCACCAAGGGCGGCTGCTCTTGCTGGATCTTGCTGGTCATTGCCGTTGTCATTCTAATTGTTGTGATATGGCAACTGTTTCAACATTTGTAA